One Triticum dicoccoides isolate Atlit2015 ecotype Zavitan chromosome 5B, WEW_v2.0, whole genome shotgun sequence genomic window carries:
- the LOC119308291 gene encoding uncharacterized protein LOC119308291, with protein MDAVAFPPPPAPFLDDDFDFGDFAFAPAAPQPAPLAPQPATFAAFDDDWGDFVASSLGFSPDGLSAPAIPPTGKPAAGAWEKPRGPLPLSLFGADDKEEEEEKDEVPVGPPPPTSTVHQRAPSFGSKASSPADLKDLIVGLYGSQPPPTPDAPQPGALEEVDDDGFGDDGWEFKAAPSSDAGQDGAGQADGGGIEGMPKSLGSDQKDWSLFTGVNNELNLQTTDHVRNHESTGQSVKTFSYSPDNSSSILNLYKESKFVDAVQVPQSCSESVVSSSDMFSNNEVNSSFGTDENHSIKSGSDNILVDFYHKLREESMAMIFRYNKDIKEAQKSSAHSDGNKKETAIEREIQEIWEKLRDSSLAEGFRIEEQPSRDESISGLLNSTKEEHIKDFEQHYHLAEKIALAQHDMSLAVELYKHSVSTLHTLGLASKEEQCDYVAAWYSMFLSCAQELQHGAVLWQESCHAKVHDLVVSEGANWFVALGEIYRVAHLLHLSLQYFKPWVLADPGMFSKMLACWDSCINAWTSGLETALKTVVDSNHLAAPAGKALLESIISINELEVANFQHCLANNELTCRLTLLPTGLLQGGEVVVWNGNHYFVKVANFWANRVSSDPPRLSLVHISSMDSTSNSCLPC; from the exons ATGGACGCCGTCGCGTTCCCGCCGCCTCCGGCCCCTTTCCTCGACGACGACTTCGATTTCGGGGACTTCGCTTTCGCCCCTGCTGCGCCCCAGCCTGCACCTCTGGCTCCGCAGCCGGCTACTTTTGCGGCCTTCGACGACGACTGGGGCGACTTTGTGGCGAGCTCCCTCGGATTCAGCCCGGATGGCCTGTCCGCACCCGCCATCCCGCCTACGGGCAAGCCAGCCGCCGGCGCCTGGGAGAAGCCCCGGGGCCCGCTCCCCTTATCCCTGTTTGGAGCcgatgacaaggaggaggaggaggagaaggatgaAGTGCCTGTCGGGCCGCCGCCGCCCACGTCCACGGTGCACCAGCGGGCACCGTCGTTCGGATCCAAAGCCTCGAGCCCCGCGGATCTCAAGGACCTCATCGTCGGCCTCTACGGATCTCAGCCTCCGCCCACCCCCGACGCACCACAGCCGGGTGCGCTGGAGGAGGTGGACGATGACGGGTTTGGAGATGACGGTTGGGAATTCAAGGCTGCCCCCTCGTCTGATGCCGGCCAGGATGGAGCCGGACAAGCGGACGGAGGTGGAATTGAG GGTATGCCAAAATCATTGGGCAGCGACCAGAAAGATTGGTCACTATTTACTGGTGTCAATAATGAACTGAACCTCCAGACTACAGATCATGTCAGAAATCATGAGTCCACAGGACAAAGTGTGAAGACCTTCAGCTATTCTCCAGATAATAGTTCATCCATACTCAACTTGTACAAAGAATCTAAATTTGTCGATGCtgttcaagttcctcaaagttgttCCGAAAGTGTAGTCAGCTCTTCTGATATGTTCTCTAACAATGAAGTG AACTCTTCGTTTGGAACAGATGAAAACCATTCCATTAAATCAGGAAGCGACAATATTTTGGTTGATTTCTACCATAAGCTGAGAGAAGAATCCATGGCAATGATATTCCGGTATAATAAGGATATTAAG GAGGCCCAGAAGAGTTCTGCACATTCTGATGGAAACAAAAAAGAGACAGCAATCGAAAGGGAGATCCAG GAAATCTGGGAGAAACTACGAGATTCTTCGCTGGCAGAAGGATTTCGCATTGAGGAACAGCCTTCGAGGGATGAGAGTATTTCTGGACTGCTTAACAGTACCAAAGAGGAACACATAAAGGATTTTGAGCAGCACTATCATTTAGCAGAGAAAATAGCACTG GCACAGCATGACATGAGTTTGGCAGTTGAACTTTACAAGCATAGTGTGTCAACCCTACATACCTTAGGACTAGCATCCAAAGAGGAGCAATGCGATTATGTCGCCGCATGGTACAGTATGTTTCTTTCCTGTGCTCAGGAATTGCAGCATGGAGCAGTGCTTTGGCAAGAATCTTGTCATGCGAAAGTCCATGATCTAGTAGTTTCTGAAG GTGCAAATTGGTTTGTTGCTCTTGGGGAGATCTACAGAGTTGCACACCTCTTGCATTTGTCATTGCAGTATTTCAAGCCTTGGGTTCTTGCGGATCCCGGGATGTTTAGTAAAATGTTGGCTTGTTGGGACAGCTGCATTAATGCATGGACTAGTGGTTTAGAAACAGCTCTTAAAACAGTTGTTGACAGCAATCACTTAGCTGCACCCGCTGGTAAAGCTCTTCTGGAGTCCATCATCAGTATTAATGAACTTGAAGTGGCCAATTTTCAACATTGTCTTGCCAACAACGAGTTGACATGCCGACTAACACTTCTGCCAACTGGTCTTCTACAAG GAGGGGAAGTGGTTGTGTGGAACGGTAATCACTATTTTGTTAAAGTTGCCAATTTTTGGGCAAATCGGGTATCTTCGGACCCTCCTCGGCTTTCACTCGTTCACATCTCTTCAATGGACAGTACAAGCAATAGCTGCCTGCCTTGTTGA